A stretch of Ectothiorhodospiraceae bacterium BW-2 DNA encodes these proteins:
- a CDS encoding cbb3-type cytochrome c oxidase subunit 3: MTLNDWIGTILTVVVFFLMIWAYFYALRPKNRDELESRRHIPFDEDEQ, encoded by the coding sequence GATTGGATAGGAACCATCTTGACCGTGGTCGTCTTTTTCCTGATGATTTGGGCCTATTTTTACGCACTTAGGCCCAAAAATCGCGATGAACTGGAGTCTCGTCGTCACATACCTTTTGACGAAGATGAGCAATAA